The sequence below is a genomic window from Micromonospora aurantiaca ATCC 27029.
GCCCTGTGCCGTCGACGACGCCTACCCGACCTCGGCCGACGTACGCGCCGTCATCGAGTACGCCCTGCGGCACGGATGGCAGCCCGATCGGCGCGGCGGCACGTACCGGCTCGCCGAGCGGGAGCACGCGGCCCGGTTCCGGTTGCCCGGATTCCTGCTCACCGACCGGCTGCGTGGACCGGAGGGCGGTGACCCGACGCGGCGCGTCGTGTCGGCGTGGGCCGCCGCGGACAGCGACTGACCGGACCTCGCCGCGCGCTGTGGGCGCGCGACGAGGTCCGGCACGTCACTGTTCCAGCGCCGCCTCGGCGGCCGCGACCTGCGGTCCCACCCGCAGCGCGTACGCGACGACGCCGCCGAGGAGGAACGTCGTGGCGGTGACCGCGGCGATCCGGTTGCCCGGCTCCTGCGCCATCCACAGCGCGACCTGCCGCCACTCCGGTCCGCCCGGTGCGGCCAGGAAAGCCCCCAGCGCGGCCCAGGCGGTCGGCACCTGCCAGGCGGCCCGCGCGCCGGCGAGCGCGGCCCCGAGTCCGACCAGCCCGGTCAGCCCGGCCGTGTTGCGGGCCAGCACGGACAGTGGCCCGAAGTCGGCGCCGAGCATGCGGGCGGCGGCCAGCAGCCCGACCACCGCCGCGCCGTACGCGAGCAGGTGCCCGGCCCGGCGCGGCGCCCAGGACCACGCGGCGGTCCGCTCCAGCGCCGGGTCGGTGCCGGCGAGCGTCGGCCCGAGCGGTGCCACCGCCATCGCGGTGGTGAGCACGGCGAGGCCGGCGGGCACCTCGGGACGGTCGGTGAAAGCGGACCAGGCGGCGGTCATCACCGCGACGGCGACTGCCGATCCGGCCAGGGCGGCGGGTAGCCGGCGGGACCGCACGTACAGCGGCAGCCAGCGGGTCACGGCGCGGCCCGGCCGGTGAGCGCCGGCATCAGGTCCGGCTCGCACCGCGCGGCCGCGTCCCGCAGCGCGGTGACCCGCCGCAACTGCTCCGGCTCGGGCAGCGCGCGCAGTTGCCGCACCCCGGCCCGGATCTCCTCCTGCTGCTCGTCGGCGTACCGGTATCCGGTCCAGGAGTCCCACAGCCGCACGGTGTCGGTGTCCAGCAGCCAGGCCGCGACGATCGCCGGGGCGATGTCGTCGCCGCTGCGCCCGCAACCGGACCACCGGGTGCCGCCGCCCATGGCGATGCGCTCGGCCACGTCCGCGGCCCGGCCGGTGTCCGGATCGACCTCCAGGTGGAACTGCACGGTGCCGGGTGTGGGCTTGGGCCGGTGCCACTGCTCGCTGTCGTTGCTGCCGATGGTGTCCAGCCGCAGTTCCACCGCGCGGGTCGGCGCGTTCGGCAGCTTCGCCAGCGCGTGCAGCCCTCGGCGGGCCTCGGTGGTGACCTCGGGCAGCAGGTGCGCGTTGACGGCGGTGACGCACACCTGCGGCGTGCCGTCGGCGCAGACGTAGCGGCGCGCTTCCGCATCGAGCTGCCAGATGCCGGCGGGGCCCGGTACGCCGATCAGCAGGAGAACCGCCACACCACCGGCGAGGCTCGCCGCCGCGCCGGCCCTGGTCAGCCAGGATTTGCCTGCCGCCAGCAGCAGGCCGGCCAGGACCAGCCCGGCGCCCAGCACGAGGCGGCTCAGCAGCAGCCGGTCGGACAGCGTCTCCCACGGGGTGTCCGGCGGCCAGGAGATCATGAGGGACGCGTTCGTCAGCCGGCTGCCCGTACCGCCGAGCATGGCCGTGCCCTCCTGTGCGACCAGACCGGCGGCGGCCAGCAGCGGCGGCAGCAGCGGTGAGGACCACAGCCGGCCGACCGCCACGCCGACCCAGGCCGCGCCCACCAGCACCAGCACGTCGATCAGGGGCCCGGCGAGTCCGCGTACGCCGAGGTGGGCGCCGCCGGAGGCGACCACCGCCGCGCTGGCGGCGAGCACGAGCAGGTGCGCGGCCGCGACGGCGACGCCGAGCGCTGCCATCGCTGGTAGCGCGCGCTGCCAGCGGGGCCGGCCGGTGCTGTTCATCAGTTCCTCGGCGCGGGTACGCCGGTCCCGGCGGCCCAGCACCGCGCCACCGGCGAGCGCGAGCGGCATCAGGAAGAACACGTCGGAGGCGTGCACGTAGCCCAGCCGCAGCCACTGTCCCTGCCAGAAGCTGTACATGCTGGCGGTGCCGAGGGCGCCGACGGCCAGCAGCAGCACCGCCACGGCCGGCGCGTTGGAGCGGCGCAGTTCGATGCGTACCTGTCTGATCATCAGGCGCTCCGGTGCTGCTTGAGGAGGTGCGAGTAGCCGCGCTCGGCGGCGCTGTCGCCGACGCCGCCGGTCTCGCCGTGGCGGATCAGGTCGGCGGGCAGGCCCTGGAACACGCGGGTGCCGTGGTCCATCAGGATGACGTCGGAGCAGGCCGCCACCACGTCCTCCACCAGGTGGGTGGAGACCAGCACGCAGGCGTCCGCGCCGAGTTCCCGGATCAGCTCACGGAACTCGACCCGCTGTTCCGGGTCCAGGCCGACTGTCGGTTCGTCGAGCAGCAGCAGGTCCGGTTCGTTCACGATCGCCTGGGCGATGCCGGCCCGGCGCAGCATGCCGCCGGACAGCGACTTGAGCTTGGCGTCGGCCCGGTCGGTGAGGCGTACCCGGTCGATGGCCTGCTGGGCCGCGCCCGGCACCGCCGACGCGGGCATCTCCCGCAGCCAGGCCACGTACTCGACGTACTCCCGGACGGTGAACCGGGGGTAGTAGCCGAACTGCTGCGGCAGGTAGCCGAGCCGGCGGCGCACCGGCCGCAGCTCACGGGACGCGGTGGCGTCCGCGCCGAGCAGCCGCAGCACGCCGTCGTGCGGCTTGACCACTGTGGCGAGCGCACGCATCAGGGTGCTCTTGCCGGCGCCGTTCGGGCCGAGCAGCCCGTGCACGCCGGCACCGAGCGTCAGGCCCAGGTTGTCGACTGCGAGGTGCCGCCCGGCCTTCACCGACAGTCCCACCGCCTCGATCCGCCAGGCGTGCCGGGTCGGCGCCACCTCGTCGGCGCTCACTGCGCGTACCAATGTCGTCTCCTTCTTCGGGCAGGGTCGGTCGCGGCACCGGACGGGCGCCGTGTCGTGGTGGTGCGGTTTTCGGGGTCAGCGCCAGGCGGCGGGCCGCCGCAGGTGTTCGGCGCGCAGCGTGGTCAGGAGGGTGAGCACGGCGGCGGCCGCCGCCCAGGCGGGCATGGTGGCGGGCCGGAGCAGGGCCTCGGTCGCGGCGGCGGCGCGGGCCGCGTCGGCGTCGCCGGTGAACGACACGGCCGCGACCACGGTGAGCCAGCCACCGCCGAGGACGGCGGCGGCCAGCGGCACGCCGACGCGGCTGCCGAGCAGCAGCGTCGCGGCGGTGAACGTCAGGCAGGGCAGCAGCCACAGCGCGGGGTTGCGGCCGACCGCCAGCCCGGCCACCGCGAGCACCGGCGCGACCAGGAGCAGAACCGCGAGGGTACGGCGAAGCAGCAGTTCCAGCCCGGCGCGGGCGGTGCCGGCGATCACCTCCCAGTTCGGGTTGGCGCGGCGGGACCAGGCCACCGCGAGCCCTGCGAGCGGTGCCACAGGTGCCAGCAGCAGCACCGCCGAGGGCTGCTCCGGGTAGTTGCGGTCCAGCAGCACCGCGGCGAGGATCGCCGTGCACGTCATGGCCGCCCACGCCAGCAGCGACCAGTCGGTCCAGCGCAGCCACCACTGTCGCAGCGGGCGCCGGCGCACCGGTCGTGGCCCGGTGCGGGCCTGTTCCAGGATCGCCTCCCGGGCGTCGCCGAGCAGGGCGCGCAGTGGCGGGGCGGCCAGCTCGCCGAGCCGGTCGCGGCACTCGGCGCAACCCTCCAGGTGCACCTCGATCGTC
It includes:
- a CDS encoding ATP-binding cassette domain-containing protein; its protein translation is MVRAVSADEVAPTRHAWRIEAVGLSVKAGRHLAVDNLGLTLGAGVHGLLGPNGAGKSTLMRALATVVKPHDGVLRLLGADATASRELRPVRRRLGYLPQQFGYYPRFTVREYVEYVAWLREMPASAVPGAAQQAIDRVRLTDRADAKLKSLSGGMLRRAGIAQAIVNEPDLLLLDEPTVGLDPEQRVEFRELIRELGADACVLVSTHLVEDVVAACSDVILMDHGTRVFQGLPADLIRHGETGGVGDSAAERGYSHLLKQHRSA